GTTGATGCTCAAAAAGCGCGTCAAGCGCTAGATTTTCTTGTTGGTTTTAATCTCTCTCCATTACTATGGCGTAAAATCACAAGTGGCCTATCTGCAGGTAGAGTACAAAGTCCGGCGCTAAGAATGATTGTTGAGCGTGAAATAGAACGTGAAAGCTTTGTCAAACAAGACTACTGGAGTCTAACTGCAGATACTTTTAAACAAAAACAAATACTTGCAAACCTGATTGAGTTTAATAATAACAAAGTTGAGCAGTTCACTTTTACAACAGCGAAAGATGCTGATAATGCTAAAGCTCATATTCTAAAAGATGCTAATGGCTTTTTAATAGTTGATGGCATTACTGAGAAAAAAACTCGAAGAAACCCGTACCCTCCTTTTATAACATCAACGCTACAACAAGAGGCTTCAAAAAAGCTCGGGTTCACTGCTAAGAGAACAATGTCTACAGCACAAAAATTATATGAAGGTATAGATCTGGGTAATGGTGAATCTGTTGGTCTTATCTCATATATGAGAACAGACTCAACAAACCTTTCTAACGATGCTCTTAATGATATCAGAAACTTTATTCAAGCAAAGTACGACAAGGATATGCTACCAGCTAAGCCACGAGTGTTTGAAAAAAAATCACAGAATGCCCAAGAGGCGCATGAGGCTATTCGTGTCACAGCTGCAAATAGAACTCCAGAGTCAATCAAACAGTTTTTAACTACTGATGAATTTAAGCTCTATAGCCTAATTTATAATCGAACTATTGCATGCCAAATGAAGCACGCGACTTTAAATAGTACATCAGTAGATTTAATTACTGAAAATGCTAAACATAAGTTTAGAGTTACTGGTACAATTATTATCGATGCAGGATTCCTAAAAATCTACAATGTAGAAAAAGATGAAGATGACAAAGATGATAATGAGCAAATAACTTTACCAAAATTTGAAAAAGGTGAAAAGATAACTCTAAATGATATAGTTACTAAAGCTCACTCAACCGAACCTCCTCCTCGCTATACCGAAGCATCTTTGGTTAAAGCATTAGAGAAATATGGTATCGGTAGACCCTCAACCTATGCAACAATTATCTCAACTTTACAGCAAAGAGAGTATGTTGAAGTAGAAAAACGCCGTTTTATCCCCACAGATAAAGGCCGTATCGTAAATAAGTTCCTAACTGAATACTTCAAAAAATACGTTGAATACTCTTATACTGCAGGCTTAGAAAAAGAACTTGATGAAATTGCTAATCACAAAAATGATTATCTAAGTGTGCTAAATAATTTCTGGCACCCTTTTATTGAGAGAATTAATAAAATTTCTGAAGATGTATCACGTAAAGATGTTGTGCAAGAAGAGTTAGATGAAGACTGCCCTGAATGTGGTAGTAAGCTATCACTCAGACTTGGTAAAAATGGTAGATTCATTGGCTGTACAAACTACCCAACTTGCAAATACACTCGTCCTGTAGATAGTGATAATAAAGAGCTTGAGAAAGAAGAACCTATAGTTGTAGAAGATAGAAAGTGTCCTAAGTGTGGTTCTGACTTACATATTAAGCAAGGTCGTTATGGTAAGTTTATAGGTTGTTCAAACTATCCTGAGTGCAAACATATGGAGCCACTTGAAAAACCTAAAGATACTGGTGTAGTTTGCCCTAAATGTAATAAAAATCACATTGTTGAGAAAAAATCCCGTAAGGGCAAAGTTTTCTATGCTTGTGCAGGCTTCCCTAAATGTAAAAACGCTTATTGGTACCCGCCAATAAAAGAAGAATGTCCTAAATGCCACTCACCAATACTATTACACAAAACAACCAAAAAAGATGGCGAGCAGAAGGCTTGTCCTAATACAGAGTGTGACTACGCTGTACCATTTAAAAATAAATAGAAATATATTTTTTCTCTGACTTTAAATTCTATTCATATTCTGCATATTAAAATAACTTATCATATCCACAAAGGAGGAAATATAAGTGGTAAAATAGCGATACAAAATATACTAGCAAATATTAATAATCCTACTATTACATAGCTTGTAGCTGATACATCTAAACCTTGGCGAGGCTGTTTTACAAAAATAGATAAACAAAAGCCAAAAACAAAGATACACCCAAATAAACCTAAAGAAGTTTTAAACATCGCATTTAGCATACCGTCAATCATTCCAGCTGTTAACATCATAACAAATATACATTGATAAGGATTCAAGCATATCTCTAGGCGTTTCTTATATAAGTTTTTAACAGCTGTAATAATAACTACAGCAGCAGCTATAAATGCAGGAATACCCCACTGTGACCATATTTCTAACAATAGATTATGTGGATAACCATCTGGGCGTTTAGTAATTGCCAGATAATTCCATTGTCCTACTCCTGTTAAAGGATGCTCAATCCCAACCCAAAAAGCTTCTTTCCAAAGAGGAATTCTACCACTAAAGCCACCTCTAACAAGATCTGCGGATGATTTAACATTTGAATGATCTACCACAGCTATAAAATAATTATAGAAAAGCTCTAGTAAACCACTACAAACTAAAGTTAGAACAAGCACTATAAAAGCTATTTTAAAATTTCTTCGAGCAAAAATATAAAGCAATGGCAATATAACCATATACTCTGCAAATATTGTTCTAAAAGTATGATTGATTAAGATAAACCATGCTAAAGTTAAAGCTATAAACGAGCCAAGCTTATATATAGGTCTTAGATCAACAAACCAAGGCAAAAGTAATAATGGCATAAACCAACTAAAATAATTATCTAAAAAGCGTGGATTTAAGCAGTTATACATATACAGTAAAACTTTTTGGATATTACCAGCAATATATGATCCGTATATAGAATAATTAGCTAAAGATAATTGTAAAAATAAAGATCCACCAAAGAATATTAATGAGAGTAAAATAATTATGTAAAAAAATCGTACAGCTTTAGAATTATCTCTAATATAAACAGCTATAAATAATACACAAAAAAATTGTAAGAGTGTTACACTTACACCTTTGAAAGCTATAGAAGGCGATATCGCAAAAGCCGATGATATAATCCCAAATATAAAAAATATAGTTATAGCATATCTAAGTACGCGACTAAAACTACCAAATAACTCTATTACCTCAGAAAATATTTTTTTATGTAGAAAAATAGCTACACTAGCGATACAAAGTGCCGTATAGAAAATATAGTATCTATCTATAAATAAGTAGATATTAGCTGCTAATGTATCATTAAAATAGCTAACCGTACCACCTGATGACACTTTAACTAAATTCAATGCAGTATAATGCATAAAAGGCATTAGAAAAACAAAGAAAATCGCTAAAGTTAAAAAATAGAAAATACAATCAGCATAAGATATTTTTTTTAGATAATTTCTCACAAATATCACACAAAGTTGAAGCTTAATTGTAATAGTTTAGCAAAAATATCACCTTAATTCTTATAAAAATAGATAAAATTATTTGACTTCAAGAGAGGCTTTAGCAAGCTCTGAATTATCTGACTTATTAACTATCATCGCTGTCCATGTACCACCACAGACTTTATCATCACTAAGAACACTTTGACTATCAACAGTATAGTCTTGTGTTTCATTAAACTTAGTAATAGGAAAAGATGTGCTATAACAGTTAGTATCTTTAGGTGCTACCCATGTTAGATATATCGTACCCTGTGGTGCACCATTCCAGTTTGTTATTATTCTAGCATCAATTTCATGTGTTGTAGCTTTATATTTTAATTTTATCGTAGCTGTTGGTTTATCTTCAGAGACAACCTCACCATCTTGATCTGGATTATCAAGGTTATCATCAGGATTAACCTTTATCGAATTATCAGAATTATAAAGATTATCAATAAAAGCATTATATTTACTACAGCCTGCCAAAGCTGCTGTCATTAAAGTAAAGAGTAAAATTTTTTTCATTTTTATTACCTGTTATTTTAGTTTTATTGAGTTTGTCCTTGCTCAGCACCAATCTCTTTTTTTATTTCTTTAATTTCTTGAGTTGTTTTCTCAACGCTCTCTTGAGTTTGTTTTGCTTTCTCATCTAGTTGTTGAGACTTCTCTTTATAGATATTTGCTTTTTCAGTATAGCGTTTTAATCTTTTTTGTAAATTTATCGAATCTTGAGCAGCCTTTATAAGCTTTTCTTGAATAGCTTTTTTAGCTGCTAAAGCTTCATCTTTATTATTCAGTTTTACATACGCAGCTTTGAGCTGATTAAGCTCTTGTTCTTTCTTCTCTAGTAGGTTCTTATACTTGTCAGTAAGCTTTTCATACTTTTGGGCTCTTTGCTTAGCTTCATCTGCTTCTTTTTCAAGCACAGTCATCTCTTTTTGTACCTGCTGTTGATTTTGTTCTAATTCATTTAACTTTTCACTTTTTGATGTACAACCAACTAATATAAAGCTAAAAAAAGTAACAGTAATTAACAAATAAGTGGAAATATACTTTTTCATAAAACTAAATTTATTTCTAAATTATTATAAGCCTATATTGTAACAGTTAGACTGACTAAGTAAAGAAGATTAATATTACAATAATAAAAATATTTATACTATTTAACTTGAGATTTTAGCTCACTGATTTGCTGCGATATTTTTGTTGCTTGTTTAGCTTGTGTTTGAGAAATTGCCTTTAAATCACTTATCTGTGCCTGATAATCATTTGCTAAAGATCTATACTGATTTATTTTCTCATCAATCTTAACTTTCTGTAGGGTTCTTTGAACTAGCTCTTTACTAACAGCTATAGCACTATCACTATTAGGATCTTTAAAATTACTATAAGCCTTATTAATATTTGCAATATCACCAGCTAAACTATTAGATTGTTTTTGTAGCTGATCTGCTTCAAGGCGATACTTAGTAATTTTTGTATGTAGATTATCTATCTTTGCGAGGTTTGCTGATGCGTGGTTATTTAAGCTATTTTGCGTCTGCTGTAGTTGTTGTATCTGCTTAGCTGTGCTTGGTGCACACGAGCTAAGTGCAGCTAGTATAGAGAATATCAACAGTAAGGATATAATATTTTTCATTAAACTATGATTACTTATTTATTAGTATGTTTAAACAAGTATAACAAATCTTTTTAGTAAAAAGCTAAAAGCACAACTAATTTAGCTTAGCAAAATTAAACAGAGTATTATTTTTTGAGGAAAGCAAAAACTATAGATATTTTAAGAAATTAAACATTTATTGAGTCAGAAGCGATTACTTCTTTATCATAAACTACATTAGCAGTCCATTTACCACTACAGTAGTTGTTACCTTGCTTGGTTGTTACAGTTGCCCAAGTCTTATCATTCTTCTCAGCATATTTAGTGATTGGGAAACTAGTATCATGACACTTAGAACCTTGAGGAGCTTGCCATTGTAATCTTACACTTCCTTGTGGGTTATTGTTGTATGTTGTATATACACTTGCTTTTATTTTATCCTGACCAAGTTTTTTTAAACTTATCTTTGCAGTTGGCTTAGATACAGCTGTTGATGTAGCCGCTTGTTTAGTAGTAACTGTCTGAGTAGCAGCAGTGTCTTCAGCTGGTGCTTTTGAATTATCAGAGCCTCCCAAACCTAAAGTAGAACAGCTCGCTAAACCTGCGATTGATAAAGTTAAAAGACTAAGCTTAATTATTTTTTTCATAAAAATACTCCTATTTTATACATATTGGCATATACTCAAACTCGATTATAACATTAATTAACATAAAATAAACCGCTCTTTATCAAATGATTATACAACTAACATTACGATTTTCATTGACAAGTAGATTGTATGTCTTACAAGCAGTATCACTAGCCATAAAATCAACACTCTTACCTGCTTTTGCAATTTGATTAATTATTTCAATAGAAGGTAAAAGCTGTTTTTCACCGGTACCTATAAGTATTATTTCGGGATTTGCCGCCAAGATAATATCAAGATGGCTTTTTTTGATACTTTCTATATCATCAATTTTATCTTGATACTCCAGTACTTGTGTAGCTGATAGAATCAACGGATGATTATACTCACCTATATTAAGTATAAACCTACCTTTAATATATTCTTTAAAAAAAACTGGTGCTTGTATTTTCTCTTCTTGCAAAGTCATCATAGCAAAAAAACCTTGATTATAATAATATAGTTAACATATATAAGATTATAACTTATCAATAATATATCTAAACAATATTTTGAGGCGACTATGAATTCGATAATTGAAGAATCTGACTTACCTAAACTTGCTGAATTTAAAGTAGACGAAGTAAAGCCTGCAATAGACTATCTCTTTAGCCAAGCAGAAACTAACCTTGAAAAAGCTCTACAAGACCAAAATCCTAGTTGGCAGACATTACTAAAACTAGAGGAAGATGATGAGAAAATAAACCAAGCATTTTCAACAATATCACACATGAATGCTGTTTGTAATTCCAAAGAGCTGCGTGAAAGTTATGAATATGCTTTAGCTAAACTTACAGATTATTATACTAAGTTAGGACAAAACGAAGATTTATATAACCTCTACAAGCAGATCCGAGAAGATAATTTAACTACTGAACAAGCACAAGCAGTGCGTAAAGCAATTATCAGTTTTGAGCAATCAGGTGTAAATCTTGATGAAACTAAAAGAAAAAGACTGCAACAAATCTCTCAAGAACTTGCCCAACTAAGCACTAAATTTGAGAATAATGTTCTAGATGCAACTATGGATTGGTTATACACTACCGATGATGAGAAAGAACTTAAAGGCTTAACACAAAATATTATAGAATCAGCAGAAGCTAAGGCTAAGCAAAAAAATACCGCTGAAAAATATGCTCTAGGTATAGACATCCCAACATATTTAGCTGTAATGCAACAAGCAGATAATCGAAAACTTCGTGAAAAATTCTACAAAGCATATTGCACAAAAGCTTCAAAAGAAGCTGATAACAAAAATTTTGACAATGATGAGATTATTGAAAAAATTCTAAAATTACGTATCGAAAAATCTGAAATACTTGGTTTTAATAATTATGCTGAGAATTCACTTTTCACAAAAATGGCTGAAACTCCAGCGCAAGTCTTAGAGCTATTAAATAAGCTTCTAGAAAAATCTCTACCTCAAGCAAAAAAAGATCTCAATGAGTTGCGTAGATTTGCCGAGGACGCTGGACTTGTTGATGCACTGCAACCTTGGGATACAGCGTACTATTCTGAAAAACTCAAAAAAGCTAAATTCGACTTTACAGAAGAAGAACTTAGAGAATACTTTCCATTAGAAAAAGCACTAGAGGGATTATTTAAAATACTCAATCACATATATGCTTTAGAAATAAAAGAAAATACTGACTATACAAAATATATAGCTGAGCAACAAACTTTTGGTTTCTATAAAAATGATGTATACATTGGTAGCATAATTTGTGATTTCTTTGCTCGCGATAACAAACGCAGCGGTGCATGGATGGATGGTTCTCGTACTGCCTTTGTTACCTCTAAAGGCTCAAAACAAAAACCAGTTGCTTATGTTAACTGCAACTTCCTGCCGCCATCAAAAGATGGTGCAAATCTAACTCACAATGATGTTGTGACACTCTTTCATGAATTTGGTCACGCTTTACATCATATATTATCACAAGTGACTATCCCCTCTATATCTGGTACACATGGTGTCGAGTGGGATGCTGTTGAGTTACCAAGTCAATTTATGGAGAATTTCTGCTGGTGTGAAGAGGGACTAGTACTAATATCAGGATCACGAGATGGTAAAACACTCAGCAATAAGCAGATAAATAAACTTGTAGATACTAGACACTTTCATTCAGCTTTGGTGATGGTTAGACAAATTGAGTTCGGTATATTTGATATGAATATTCACCATAAAAAACTAACAACTGCAGCTGAAGTACAAAAAGAGCTAGATAATATCAGAGCAAAAATAAATCTTCTGCGCGTACCTAGCTACAATAAATTCCAAAATGGCTTTTCACATATTTTTGCTGGTGGCTATGCTGCGGGCTACTATAGCTATAAATGGGCAGAAATCTTATCTTCAGATGTCTTCTCACGTTTTGAGCAAGAGGGAATACTTAGTAACAAAGTTGGCAATGATTTATTAGAGAATATTATTTCTAAGGGGTCATCGCGTGATGCTATGGATAACTTTGTTGCATTTATGGGTAGAAAACCAAATGAAGAAGCACTGTTAAGACATAGTGGCATTAACAACTAAAAAGTTAATATCTGTAGTGACAGATCAATTAACTGTCATAATTTATAACCTTTTAAAAGACAGCACAATGTGCTTGTCACTACAAAACTTGAAGTATGCAAACAACAAAAATAGGCAACCAAGCGGAAGAACAAGCCTGTAAATTTTTAAAATCTCAAGGTTTACAAATTTTGACTCAAAATTTTAAGGCTCTTCCTTATGGTGAAATAGATATTATAGTAACTGACAAAGAAACATTAGTTTTTATTGAAGTAAAATACCGTAGTAAAACTACTTTTGCTACAGCTGAAGAAATGATTACATTCAATAAGCGTAAAAAACTTATAAACACAGCTAATATTTTTCTAAAAAGAAATCCTCAATATTATAACTATGACTGTCGTTTTGATGTAATTGCTATAAATAATAACGATGTTAATTGGATAAAAGACGCTTTTGGAATAAATTAATAATATTTATTGCGTTGATTGGTTACTCCGACAAGCTTAATATGATTAAAGAATAGAATTTTAGATTTCTGCAGAAAGTGCTATAAGTTTCCTAGCCTGCAGTAGTTGATACTCATCAGTTTCATCATTTAAATTAAGGTTTAAATGACCCACTTTACGCCCCTTGCGTGGTGCTTTGTTATAGCTATGAATTTTAACTCTATCTAAAGCTGCTAGATCTTTTATCGCTGGCATTGTACCGATACAATTTAGCATAACTGTCTTACGGCTAGTCGTATCACCTAAAATCAAACCAGCTATAGCACGCACATGATTCTCAAATTGCGATGTAACTGCCCCATCAATACTCCAGTGTCCGCTATTGTGCACACGCGGTGCTATTTCATTGACAATTAGCTCATCACCCTTGACAAAAAACTCAATCGCTAAAGTGCCAACATAAGCAAACTCTTTAACTAGGATTTTAGCAATTTGCTGTGCTTTTTCGGCAAGTATGGCATTTTCAAAAGGAGCTTCAGATTCAACGATAATACCTTGCTTATGAGTATTCTTAGCTAATGGATAAAAGGCAATATTACCCTTAAAATCAGCTGTACAAATTTGTGAAACTTCATAATCAAAATCAACAAA
This Francisella opportunistica DNA region includes the following protein-coding sequences:
- the lpnA gene encoding outer member lipoprotein TUL4/LpnA, with amino-acid sequence MKKIIKLSLLTLSIAGLASCSTLGLGGSDNSKAPAEDTAATQTVTTKQAATSTAVSKPTAKISLKKLGQDKIKASVYTTYNNNPQGSVRLQWQAPQGSKCHDTSFPITKYAEKNDKTWATVTTKQGNNYCSGKWTANVVYDKEVIASDSINV
- a CDS encoding O-antigen ligase family protein, with the protein product MIFVRNYLKKISYADCIFYFLTLAIFFVFLMPFMHYTALNLVKVSSGGTVSYFNDTLAANIYLFIDRYYIFYTALCIASVAIFLHKKIFSEVIELFGSFSRVLRYAITIFFIFGIISSAFAISPSIAFKGVSVTLLQFFCVLFIAVYIRDNSKAVRFFYIIILLSLIFFGGSLFLQLSLANYSIYGSYIAGNIQKVLLYMYNCLNPRFLDNYFSWFMPLLLLPWFVDLRPIYKLGSFIALTLAWFILINHTFRTIFAEYMVILPLLYIFARRNFKIAFIVLVLTLVCSGLLELFYNYFIAVVDHSNVKSSADLVRGGFSGRIPLWKEAFWVGIEHPLTGVGQWNYLAITKRPDGYPHNLLLEIWSQWGIPAFIAAAVVIITAVKNLYKKRLEICLNPYQCIFVMMLTAGMIDGMLNAMFKTSLGLFGCIFVFGFCLSIFVKQPRQGLDVSATSYVIVGLLIFASIFCIAILPLIFPPLWI
- the topA gene encoding type I DNA topoisomerase, with the protein product MAKNLVIVESPAKTKTIKKYLGNEFEILASFGHVREIPSKDNSIDVNDKFKIKFTTNEKSKKHLDAIKKAAKAAQNIYLATDPDREGEAISWHVQEVLKSARLLKDKNVYRVTFNEITKSAVTNAIANPKELSMDLVDAQKARQALDFLVGFNLSPLLWRKITSGLSAGRVQSPALRMIVEREIERESFVKQDYWSLTADTFKQKQILANLIEFNNNKVEQFTFTTAKDADNAKAHILKDANGFLIVDGITEKKTRRNPYPPFITSTLQQEASKKLGFTAKRTMSTAQKLYEGIDLGNGESVGLISYMRTDSTNLSNDALNDIRNFIQAKYDKDMLPAKPRVFEKKSQNAQEAHEAIRVTAANRTPESIKQFLTTDEFKLYSLIYNRTIACQMKHATLNSTSVDLITENAKHKFRVTGTIIIDAGFLKIYNVEKDEDDKDDNEQITLPKFEKGEKITLNDIVTKAHSTEPPPRYTEASLVKALEKYGIGRPSTYATIISTLQQREYVEVEKRRFIPTDKGRIVNKFLTEYFKKYVEYSYTAGLEKELDEIANHKNDYLSVLNNFWHPFIERINKISEDVSRKDVVQEELDEDCPECGSKLSLRLGKNGRFIGCTNYPTCKYTRPVDSDNKELEKEEPIVVEDRKCPKCGSDLHIKQGRYGKFIGCSNYPECKHMEPLEKPKDTGVVCPKCNKNHIVEKKSRKGKVFYACAGFPKCKNAYWYPPIKEECPKCHSPILLHKTTKKDGEQKACPNTECDYAVPFKNK
- a CDS encoding M3 family metallopeptidase, translated to MNSIIEESDLPKLAEFKVDEVKPAIDYLFSQAETNLEKALQDQNPSWQTLLKLEEDDEKINQAFSTISHMNAVCNSKELRESYEYALAKLTDYYTKLGQNEDLYNLYKQIREDNLTTEQAQAVRKAIISFEQSGVNLDETKRKRLQQISQELAQLSTKFENNVLDATMDWLYTTDDEKELKGLTQNIIESAEAKAKQKNTAEKYALGIDIPTYLAVMQQADNRKLREKFYKAYCTKASKEADNKNFDNDEIIEKILKLRIEKSEILGFNNYAENSLFTKMAETPAQVLELLNKLLEKSLPQAKKDLNELRRFAEDAGLVDALQPWDTAYYSEKLKKAKFDFTEEELREYFPLEKALEGLFKILNHIYALEIKENTDYTKYIAEQQTFGFYKNDVYIGSIICDFFARDNKRSGAWMDGSRTAFVTSKGSKQKPVAYVNCNFLPPSKDGANLTHNDVVTLFHEFGHALHHILSQVTIPSISGTHGVEWDAVELPSQFMENFCWCEEGLVLISGSRDGKTLSNKQINKLVDTRHFHSALVMVRQIEFGIFDMNIHHKKLTTAAEVQKELDNIRAKINLLRVPSYNKFQNGFSHIFAGGYAAGYYSYKWAEILSSDVFSRFEQEGILSNKVGNDLLENIISKGSSRDAMDNFVAFMGRKPNEEALLRHSGINN
- a CDS encoding Mth938-like domain-containing protein, translating into MMTLQEEKIQAPVFFKEYIKGRFILNIGEYNHPLILSATQVLEYQDKIDDIESIKKSHLDIILAANPEIILIGTGEKQLLPSIEIINQIAKAGKSVDFMASDTACKTYNLLVNENRNVSCIII
- the lpnB gene encoding TUL4 family outer member lipoprotein LpnB, with amino-acid sequence MKKILLFTLMTAALAGCSKYNAFIDNLYNSDNSIKVNPDDNLDNPDQDGEVVSEDKPTATIKLKYKATTHEIDARIITNWNGAPQGTIYLTWVAPKDTNCYSTSFPITKFNETQDYTVDSQSVLSDDKVCGGTWTAMIVNKSDNSELAKASLEVK
- a CDS encoding YraN family protein is translated as MQTTKIGNQAEEQACKFLKSQGLQILTQNFKALPYGEIDIIVTDKETLVFIEVKYRSKTTFATAEEMITFNKRKKLINTANIFLKRNPQYYNYDCRFDVIAINNNDVNWIKDAFGIN
- a CDS encoding 5-(carboxyamino)imidazole ribonucleotide synthase translates to MRIGIIGAGQLARMLSLAGTPLGLEFHCLGKAGDCAEEVVKTVTDIELTKVNDVVAWAKQFDVITFENENISHELIKAINHEVNVYPSAKAIAISQDRLLEKSFMQDHNIATAKFVNIDILAKLQSAVVEHGLPAILKTRRFGYDGKGQFVIESQEDITKAWDALKDAPDGLIYEAFVDFDYEVSQICTADFKGNIAFYPLAKNTHKQGIIVESEAPFENAILAEKAQQIAKILVKEFAYVGTLAIEFFVKGDELIVNEIAPRVHNSGHWSIDGAVTSQFENHVRAIAGLILGDTTSRKTVMLNCIGTMPAIKDLAALDRVKIHSYNKAPRKGRKVGHLNLNLNDETDEYQLLQARKLIALSAEI